A stretch of the Lineus longissimus chromosome 10, tnLinLong1.2, whole genome shotgun sequence genome encodes the following:
- the LOC135495145 gene encoding uncharacterized protein LOC135495145, with product MADPEKSDTRKGCKEKTYDFLKNFTENTSFHGVRYTFEAGTFLGRTLWLLVVIAFAIWFTYQVGERAAYYQKNPVTVDMNVAYNNSLRFPSVAICNTNQFRMTKAREAGIYRKLQEFYGADLNARRNITLADDLNITQTMLDMAHRKEDMIKKCVWKGHNCSHVNFTQMMTDFGVCFVFNDLHANKSVRDPKDFEVQNTGASFGLELYLNAEVYELSPGPHLSSGIQVLIFNGHDHPRVSDLGTAVPVFGASRAALHISSVTRLPKPHGDCASQSLRDYNAYSFQACLAEVKTNATAEICGCIEYGQRWVGPDKPPYCNLSTLYGCCSDVSARTFAHTCTHPCYQDEFTTTLSNTDLSATSIFSIIDILESDKTLLERYKKALLLRQLVDKRTVKNDLILLRKLHHTHNYLHESVQKPLRSNMSTIDVAVKAVQRELRNLNFHLQFYIKLLTKNYNIVFRVQTIENYLEPQLVKLEIRTWNLQRTILPAKLKIVFFKMDGNSRKAVASLQGLLAIYFQESINLIYSVDKMYNTEVRGLLAAGGSIVDGLPVPRGIIRQKNREIFFALFEFSTRGIDLRKKMSAFQTLARTLTTVSKSEEQDLYSKLEKQTNDIRRSLTNFRTAVTGLRDAMNTVSVALAGSISTLKARDEKLAYFLHEVGTNIANYERAMKAYSVDSVEKFFTDVEKRAFDLIPIWQTITKERLIELVTPASKFRYKITSYVRGSVVLIDILRKIDGTKSDLKSIQQTYDAVIAVRTDVPVLAKMIDTQGKTLLPRLRSLDKTIGALYYLIPKVQKATDDFLQELDTFLNDLVKFNKTLTIDHTMVRQNILALQVFYQSLSLTEVIKSPAYTWFSLLCDIGGTAGLFLGGSFLTILEIFYFIGRNIKTNHAAANTKANRILSTMSAMDTEQPYSTGYSEEEKGRRYSAIFSITSKVSGYTDLEKTSHA from the exons ATGGCTGACCCTGAAAAGTCTGATACCAGGAAAGGGTGCAAAGAGAAAACGTATGACTTCCTCAAGAACTTCACGGAAAACACAAGTTTTCATGGAGTTAGATACACATTTGAGGCCGGGACCTTCCTTGGGCG GACACTGTGGCTGTTAGTTGTGATCGCATTTGCCATTTGGTTTACCTACCAAGTTGGGGAGAGAGCAGCGTACTACCAGAAAAACCCTGTCACTGTCGACATGAATGTAGCATATAACAATTCACTCAGATTCCCTAGTGTTGCCATCTGCAACACCAACCAGTTCAG AATGACCAAAGCACGGGAAGCCGGTATTTACAGAAAGCTGCAAGAATTCTACGGAGCTGACCTGAACGCGAGAAGGAACATCACTTTAGCAGATGACCTGAATATCACCCAGACTATGCTGGACATGGCACACAGGAAGGAGGACATGATCAAGAA ATGTGTGTGGAAAGGGCATAACTGTAGCCACGTGAATTTCACACAGATGATGACGGATTTCGGGGTTTGTTTCGTGTTTAATGATCTCCATGCCAACAAATCCGTCAGAGATCCAAAAGATTTTGAAGTCCAAAATACAG GGGCATCATTCGGGCTCGAGTTGTACCTTAACGCCGAGGTTTATGAACTCTCGCCAGGCCCTCACTTATCATCGGGAATCCAGGTGTTGATATTCAATGGCCATGACCATCCTCGGGTGTCAGATTTAGGCACGGCGGTGCCAGTGTTTGGAGCTTCTAGAGCTGCCTTGCATATCTCGAGC gtcacacGACTGCCTAAGCCTCACGGAGACTGCGCATCTCAATCCTTGAGGGACTACAATGCCTACTCCTTCCAAGCGTGCCTGGCTGAGGTGAAGACCAACGCAACAGCTGAGATATGTGGTTGTATCGAGTACGGACAGAGATGGGTTGGACCCGACAAGCCACCGTATTGTAACCTGTCGACCTTGTATGGATGTTGCAGTGACGTCA GCGCTCGTACATTCGCCCACACCTGCACTCATCCCTGTTACCAAGATGAGTTTACGACTACATTGTCCAACACCGACCTCTCTGCCACAAGTATCTTCTCCATAATTGATATTCTCGAATCAGACAAGACACTCCTGGAACGCTACAAGAAAGCTTTACTCCTCAGGCAGTTGGTGGATAAAAGAACAGTTAAGAATGACCTTATCTTGCTTAGGAAACTTCATCACACCCATAACTATTTACACGAGAGCGTccagaaaccgttaagaagcaATATGTCCACTATCGATGTTGCTGTTAAGGCCGTACAGAGAGAACTCAGAAACTtgaacttccatctccaatttTACATCAAGCTGCTGACGAAGAACTACAACATTGTTTTCAGGGTTCAAACCATTGAGAACTATCTCGAACCACAATTGGTCAAGCTAGAAATACGAACATGGAATTTGCAGAGGACCATTCTACCAGCCAAGCTGAAAATAGTGTTTTTCAAGATGGATGGCAATTCTCGAAAGGCTGTCGCGAGCTTGCAGGGGCTACTGGCGATATATTTTCAGGAATCAATCAATTTAATATATTCAGTTGACAAGATGTACAACACAGAAGTTAGGGGATTATTGGCAGCTGGCGGTAGCATTGTCGATGGCCTTCCTGTCCCAAGGGGAATCATCCGTCAAAAGAACCGAGAGATattttttgccctttttgaatTTTCCACCAGAGGAATTGATTTACGAAAGAAGATGTCTGCCTTTCAGACTCTGGCCAGAACGCTGACAACGGTGAGTAAATCTGAGGAACAGGACTTGTACAGCAAGTTGGAAAAACAGACCAATGACATAAGGAGGTCGCTGACCAACTTTCGGACGGCTGTTACTGGACTTAGGGACGCGATGAACACAGTCAGTGTCGCGCTGGCAGGTTCAATTTCCACACTGAAAGCGAGAGACGAAAAGCTTGCATATTTCCTTCACGAAGTTGGCACCAACATTGCTAATTACGAAAGGGCGATGAAAGCCTACAGCGTTGATTCCGTTGAGAAGTTCTTCACGGATGTTGAGAAAAGAGCGTTTGACCTAATCCCGATCTGGCAGACGATTACGAAGGAAAGGCTCATCGAACTGGTCACCCCAGCTTCGAAGTTTCGATATAAGATCACCAGCTATGTTCGTGGGAGTGTCGTCTTGATTGACATCCTGCGTAAGATCGATGGCACGAAGTCGGATTTGAAGAGCATCCAGCAGACTTATGATGCTGTGATTGCTGTTCGGACGGATGTACCTGTATTAGCTAAAATGATAGACACCCAAGGAAAAACTTTGCTACCACGGCTGCGATCACTGGACAAGACCATTGGCGCCCTCTATTATCTGATCCCAAAAGTACAAAAGGCAACTGATGATTTCCTTCAAGAGCTTGATACGTTTCTCAATGATTTGGTGAAGTTTAATAAAACTCTCACGATCGACCATACCATGGTACG GCAAAATATTCTAGCCCTTCAAGTGTTTTACCAGAGTCTTAGCCTAACCGAAGTTATCAAGTCACCGGCTTACACCTGGTTTTCATTGTTAT GTGATATTGGTGGTACAGCTGGCCTGTTCCTTGGCGGCTCATTCCTCACTATACTGGAGATATTTTACTTCATCGGAAGAAACATCAAGACGAATCATGCAGCGGCCAACACCAAAGCGAATAGAATCTTGAGTACAATGTCTGCCATGGACACTGAACAGCCATACAGCACTGGTTACAGCGAAGAAGAAAAGGGAAGAAGATATTCTGCTATCTTCTCCATCACTTCCAAAGTGTCTGGCTACACGGATTTGGAGAAGACATCTCACGCTTAG